A genomic window from Lasioglossum baleicum chromosome 7, iyLasBale1, whole genome shotgun sequence includes:
- the Roh gene encoding reduction of Rh1: protein MADASKSEINSRRMKYPYTLSAKIAQFPAKYYFNNPNSWVFKYWVFGTLICLPIFYQIQKLSFSPENVKKWDEVHRKEFSGEAHH from the exons ATGGCTGATGCATCGAAAAGCGAGATCAACTCCCGGCGTATGAAATATCCATACACGCTTTCTGCGAAAATAGCTCAGTTTCCGGccaaatattatttcaataaccCGAACTCCTGGGTGTTCAAATACTGGGTGTTTGGTACACTTATATGCTTACCTATCTTCTATCAGATACAAAAACTTA GTTTCAGTCCAGAAAATGTAAAGAAATGGGACGAAGTCCACAGGAAGGAATTCTCAGGTGAAGCTCATCATTAA
- the Cox5a gene encoding cytochrome c oxidase subunit 5A gives MLRFMGGRVQSIVRNTIVPRTAAVGVQNVRASHDGPEENEEDFNKRYTTYLSRPDIDGWEIRQVMNALAGMDLIPEPTIICAALKACRKVNDYALAIRFLEVIRDKCGPRLNEIYPYILQEIRPTLDELGVNTPEELGYDKPELALQSVYEMYG, from the exons ATGTTGCGTTTTATGGGAGGTCGTGTCCAGTCGATCGTGCGGAACACGATAGTGCCACGCACCGCTGCTGTCGGAGTCCAGAATGTCCGTGCTTCGCATGATGGTCCGGAGGAGAACGAGGAGGACTTCAATAAAAGATACACGACATACTTGAGTCGTCCAGATATTGATGGCTGGGAAATTCGTCAAGTTATGAACGCATTAGCTG GAATGGATCTCATACCCGAGCCTACAATCATCTGCGCAGCACTAAAGGCCTGCAGGAAAGTGAATGACTACGCGCTGGctattaggttcttggaagtcATAAGGGACAAGTGTGGACCAAGACTGAACGAAATCTATCCCTACATTTTACAAGAGATCAGACCTACGCTGGACGAACTGGGTGTAAATACACCGGAAGAACTCGGCTACGACAAACCTGAGTTAGCGCTTCAGTCGGTATACGAAATGTACGGCTGA
- the LOC143210406 gene encoding DNA replication licensing factor Mcm5: MEGFDDPGIFFSDNFSVRDTNEAQSQTNLQFFKKKFMEFIRQFHEGNFNYKYRDTLKRNYNLGQYWVEVNLEDLAAFDESLAEKVYKHPTEYLPILEEAARDLADELTAPRPEGEEKVEDIQVLLSSDAHPSSLRGMKPDAVSKLIKIPGIVISASGIRAKATKIAIQCRSCRSMQTNIYIKPGLEGYVLPRKCTTEQAGRPNCPLDPFFIMPDKCHCVDFQVLKLQELPDHIPHGEMPRHLQVYCDRYLCDRVVPGNRVLILGIYSIKKVARTGGRGAAKEKALVGVRAPYIRVIGISVDGENNGSGTQPSITNEEEDLFRRIAADTNIYERIAKSIAPSIFGALDMKKAIACLLFGGARKRMPDGLCRRGDINILMLGDPGTAKSQLLKFVERVAPVAVYTSGKGSSAAGLTASVLRDPVTRNFVMEGGAMVLADGGVVCIDEFDKMKEDDRVAIHEAMEQQTISIAKAGITTTLNTRCSVLAAANSIFGRWDDIKGEENIDFMPTILSRFDMIFIVKDEHEQNRDITMAKHVMSLHTNAGQVTEQTAEGELPLHILKKYIYYCRTRCGPRLSKEAGEKLKNRYVVMRASTREHEKDTEKRISIPITVRQLEAVIRISESLAKMQLQAFATEVHVNEALRLFQVSTMDAALSGSLAGAEGFTSDEDHEMLSRIEKQLKRRFPIGNQVSEQNIVKDFVKQAYPERAVYKVIHTMIRRGEVQHRMQRKMLYRLH; the protein is encoded by the exons ATGGAAGGATTCGACGACCCAGGAATATTCTTTTCCGATAATTTTTCGGTACGCGACACTAACGAAGCTCAGTCGCAGACTAATCTTCAATTCTTTAAAAAGAAGTTTATGGAATTTATTAGACAGTTTCACGAGGGAAACTTCAATTACAAATACAG AGATACTTTGAAGCGGAATTATAATCTTGGCCAGTATTGGGTAGAAGTTAATTTGGAAGATCTAGCAGCTTTCGATGAATCCTTGGCGGAGAAAGTTTATAAACATCCGACAGAATATTTGCCAATTTTGGAGGAAGCTGCGAGAGATTTGGCCGATGAACTTACCGCTCCCAGACCCGAAGGGGAAGAAAAGGTCGAGGATATACAAGTGTTATTGTCTTCGGATGCGCATCCAAGTtccttgaggggcatgaaa CCCGACGCAGTGTCTAAGCTGATTAAAATACCAGGTATTGTTATTTCCGCATCTGGAATTAGAGCGAAAGCCACAAAGATTGCCATACAATGTCGCTCTTGCAGAAGCATGCAGACCAACATTTACATTAAACCTGGTTTAGAGGGATACGTTTTACCCAGGAAATGTACAAC AGAACAAGCGGGTCGACCAAACTGCCCACTGGATCCGTTCTTCATAATGCCGGACAAATGTCATTGCGTTGACTTTCAAGTTCTGAAATTGCAAGAACTGCCTGATCATATTCCGCACGGTGAAATGCCACGACACTTGCAAGTGTATTGCGACCGTTATTTGTGCGACAGAGTTGTACCGGGCAATAGAGTTCTCATTTTGGGAATATATTCTATCAAAAAGGTTGCGAGAACTGGTGGTAGAGGTGCAGCAAAAGAGAAAGCATTGGTCGGTGTTCGGGCTCCATATATTCGAGTTATTGGAATTTCTGTAGACGGAGAAAATAATGGCAGTG GTACCCAACCAAGTATTACAAACGAAGAAGAAGATTTGTTCAGGCGTATTGCAGCGGATACTAATATATACGAGAGGATTGCGAAGAGCATAGCTCCGAGTATCTTTGGTGCATTGGATATGAAGAAAGCCATAGCTTGTTTATTATTTGGCGGAGCCAGGAAAAGAATGCCCGATGGTCTCTGCAGAAGAGGagacataaatattttaatgttaGGTGATCCTGGTACAGCCAAATCGCAATTGTTGAAATTTGTCGAGAGGGTAGCACCGGTTGCGGTTTACACGTCGGGAAAAGGAAGCTCGGCTGCTGGTTTAACAGCATCGGTCTTGCGAGATCCGGTTACG AGAAACTTTGTTATGGAAGGAGGTGCTATGGTTCTCGCGGACGGCGGTGTTGTTTGTATAGATGAATTtgataaaatgaaagaagaCGACAGAGTCGCAATACACGAAGCTATGGAACAGCAAACGATATCGATTGCGAAAGCAGGAATTACTACAACATTGAACACACGGTGTTCCGTTCTGGCGGCAGCGAATTCCATATTTGGTCGTTGGGATGACATAAAGGGGGAAGAGAATATAGATTTCATGCCAACTATATTGTCACGTTTCGATATGATTTTTATTGTTAAAGATGAGCACGAGCAGAACAGGGATATAACGATGGCAAAACACGTGATGAGTCTTCATACCAATGCCGGCCAAGTTACGGAACAGACAGCGGAAGGGGAGTTGCCGCTGCACATACTAAAAAAATATATCTACTATTGCAGAAC ACGCTGTGGTCCAAGACTTAGTAAAGAAGCGGGTGAAAAACTGAAAAATCGTTACGTAGTAATGCGAGCCAGCACGCGGGAACACGAGAAGGATACCGAGAAGAGAATATCTATTCCTATAACAGTGCGTCAGTTGGAAGCCGTCATAAGAATCTCAGAATCGTTAGCAAAAATGCAATTACAGGCCTTTGCCACTGAAGTCCACGTCAACGAAGCTCTCAGGCTGTTTCAAGTCTCAACTATGGATGCCGCGCTGTCCGGATCGCTAGCTG GAGCGGAAGGGTTTACCTCGGACGAAGATCACGAGATGTTGTCTCGCATCGAGAAACAGTTGAAACGTAGATTTCCTATTGGAAATCAAGTGTCTGAGCAGAACATTGTAAAAGATTTCGTAAAACAAGCATATCCGGAACGTGCTGTCTATAAAGTTATACACACAATGATACGTCGCGGCGAAGTCCAACATCGTATGCAACGTAAAATGTTGTACAGACTCCATTGA
- the LOC143210426 gene encoding aldo-keto reductase family 1 member A1 isoform X1 has protein sequence MYIRNIFKHRERLLHISMYQYIKYKFVNCFSVTNQQPDPFLSLPLARSKKGIMSSVRLLSGYDMPTVGLGTWQAKPEEIENAVTTALDVGYRHIDTAFNYNNEDAIGTVLKKWFANGGKRENLFITTKLPHYGNRPSEVEKYIQLSLEKLGLEYLDMYLIHMPFAFKKDKSTYAPATQEDGSYVLDLDTDPVLVWKEMEEQVIKGRTRSIGLSNFSEKQVLSIWENAQIKPSNLQIELHAYLQQTSLREFCKSHNIIVTAYSPLASPGAKVHFKTKYNVSVESYPDILGHPVVEKLSAEYKRIPAQILLRYLLQLGVVVIPKSASPERIKKNIELFDFALNEDDMKLLGTLDKGVRGRIFNFLFFKGVENHPLYPFKDELTS, from the exons ATGTACATAagaaatatatttaaacatCGAGAACGCTTGCTTCACATATCGATGTATcaatacataaaatataaatttgtcaATTGTTTCTCTGTAACGAATCAACAACCGGACCCGTTTTTATCGTTGC CATTGGCTCGATCAAAAAAAGGAATAATGAGTTCTGTTCGATTGTTGTCCGGATACGATATGCCCACCGTAGGCTTGGGCACATGGCAG GCCAAACCCGAAGAAATTGAAAACGCTGTTACGACTGCTTTAGATGTTGGCTATAGACACATTGATACCGCATTTAATTACAACAATGAAGATGCAATTGGAACGGTATTAAAAAAGTGGTTCGCAAATGGTGGGAAACGAGAGAATCTCTTTATCACTACAAAG ttACCCCACTATGGTAATCGGCCATCGGAAGTAGAGAAATATATTCAGTTATCGTTGGAGAAACTTGGATTAGAATATCTGGACATGTACTTAATCCACATGCCTTTCGCTTTCAAAAAGGACAAGTCTACTTATGCACCGGCTACTCAGGAAGATGGAAGTTATGTCCTAGATCTCGACACGGATCCTGTTTTAGTGTGGAAG GAAATGGAAGAGCAAGTGATAAAAGGTCGTACAAGATCCATAGGTTTAAGTAACTTCAGCGAGAAACAAGTGTTAAGTATATGGGAAAATGCACAAATCAAGCCAAGCAACTTACAA ATAGAACTACATGCCTATTTGCAACAAACTTCGCTCAGAGAATTTTGCAAATCGCACAACATTATCGTAACAGCCTACAGTCCGCTCGCGTCGCCAGGAGCCAAAGTGCACTTCAAAACGAAATACAATGTTAGCGTCGAGAGCTATCCAGatattttgggacatcctgtggTCGAAAAGCTGAGCGCAGAATACAAACGGATACCGGCACAAATATTACTGCGTTACTTGCTACAATTGGGTGTCGTTGTAATTCCAAAAAGCGCGTCCCCCGAAAGGATAAAAAAGAACATCGAACTATTCGATTTTGCATTGAATGAAGACGACATGAAACTGTTGGGTACTTTAGACAAGGGTGTACGAGGAAGAATCTTCAACTTCCTGTTCTTTAAAGG agtcgagaaCCATCCGTTGTATCCTTTCAAAGATGAACTGACATCGTAA
- the LOC143210426 gene encoding aldo-keto reductase family 1 member A1 isoform X2, whose product MSSVRLLSGYDMPTVGLGTWQAKPEEIENAVTTALDVGYRHIDTAFNYNNEDAIGTVLKKWFANGGKRENLFITTKLPHYGNRPSEVEKYIQLSLEKLGLEYLDMYLIHMPFAFKKDKSTYAPATQEDGSYVLDLDTDPVLVWKEMEEQVIKGRTRSIGLSNFSEKQVLSIWENAQIKPSNLQIELHAYLQQTSLREFCKSHNIIVTAYSPLASPGAKVHFKTKYNVSVESYPDILGHPVVEKLSAEYKRIPAQILLRYLLQLGVVVIPKSASPERIKKNIELFDFALNEDDMKLLGTLDKGVRGRIFNFLFFKGVENHPLYPFKDELTS is encoded by the exons ATGAGTTCTGTTCGATTGTTGTCCGGATACGATATGCCCACCGTAGGCTTGGGCACATGGCAG GCCAAACCCGAAGAAATTGAAAACGCTGTTACGACTGCTTTAGATGTTGGCTATAGACACATTGATACCGCATTTAATTACAACAATGAAGATGCAATTGGAACGGTATTAAAAAAGTGGTTCGCAAATGGTGGGAAACGAGAGAATCTCTTTATCACTACAAAG ttACCCCACTATGGTAATCGGCCATCGGAAGTAGAGAAATATATTCAGTTATCGTTGGAGAAACTTGGATTAGAATATCTGGACATGTACTTAATCCACATGCCTTTCGCTTTCAAAAAGGACAAGTCTACTTATGCACCGGCTACTCAGGAAGATGGAAGTTATGTCCTAGATCTCGACACGGATCCTGTTTTAGTGTGGAAG GAAATGGAAGAGCAAGTGATAAAAGGTCGTACAAGATCCATAGGTTTAAGTAACTTCAGCGAGAAACAAGTGTTAAGTATATGGGAAAATGCACAAATCAAGCCAAGCAACTTACAA ATAGAACTACATGCCTATTTGCAACAAACTTCGCTCAGAGAATTTTGCAAATCGCACAACATTATCGTAACAGCCTACAGTCCGCTCGCGTCGCCAGGAGCCAAAGTGCACTTCAAAACGAAATACAATGTTAGCGTCGAGAGCTATCCAGatattttgggacatcctgtggTCGAAAAGCTGAGCGCAGAATACAAACGGATACCGGCACAAATATTACTGCGTTACTTGCTACAATTGGGTGTCGTTGTAATTCCAAAAAGCGCGTCCCCCGAAAGGATAAAAAAGAACATCGAACTATTCGATTTTGCATTGAATGAAGACGACATGAAACTGTTGGGTACTTTAGACAAGGGTGTACGAGGAAGAATCTTCAACTTCCTGTTCTTTAAAGG agtcgagaaCCATCCGTTGTATCCTTTCAAAGATGAACTGACATCGTAA